A window from Chitinophaga filiformis encodes these proteins:
- a CDS encoding peroxiredoxin family protein yields the protein MKTITRIGVKGLLATVLLSSTVLAAEKKPLFLKEGVWRGVFTVNEATVPFNFELKGKDPEHAVFTLINGQRRDEFKVKRIADDSLFIKMNTYDAALVAKVESDGRITGEYRSLVPNFRGNALPFVAEAGKKYRFVEPGKNVKPAYDLSGKWELQIYSKDPTPNRIGLLKQEGNKLTGVIMSVVGDSRELEGTVQGDQFELSGFTGPSPIYIKGKINDDQSFSGELSLGIYNNVKFDGNKNAEAELPDPYKLTYLKEGYNKLDFTLPDLNGKQVSLSDAKYKGKVVIVEIIGTWCPNCTDQTAFLAPWFKKNKARGVEAIAIGFEQKDDLEYARYTLGKLKDKYGIEYDILFGGIADKKVASEKLPALNRMMAFPTTIIIDRKGEVRQIHTGYTGEVTGQYFQSYVEKWNKDLDELIGEPAPQDVASLH from the coding sequence ATGAAGACAATTACCCGCATTGGAGTAAAAGGCCTGCTGGCCACTGTACTTCTCAGCAGCACTGTACTCGCAGCAGAGAAAAAGCCTCTCTTCTTAAAAGAAGGCGTATGGCGTGGCGTTTTTACTGTCAACGAAGCCACAGTGCCCTTCAATTTTGAACTGAAGGGGAAAGACCCTGAGCATGCTGTTTTTACACTCATCAACGGTCAACGCCGCGATGAGTTTAAAGTGAAGCGTATTGCAGACGATTCACTGTTTATCAAGATGAATACTTACGACGCTGCACTGGTGGCAAAGGTCGAATCGGATGGCCGCATTACCGGTGAATACAGAAGCCTGGTGCCTAATTTCCGCGGCAATGCATTGCCTTTCGTCGCAGAAGCCGGTAAGAAATACCGCTTTGTGGAGCCGGGAAAAAATGTCAAACCTGCATACGATCTCTCCGGCAAATGGGAACTGCAGATCTATAGTAAAGACCCTACGCCCAACCGTATCGGATTACTGAAACAGGAAGGCAATAAACTGACCGGTGTGATCATGTCGGTAGTGGGCGACAGCCGTGAACTGGAAGGTACTGTACAGGGCGACCAGTTTGAGTTGTCCGGGTTTACAGGTCCGAGCCCTATTTATATAAAAGGAAAGATCAATGATGATCAGTCTTTCAGCGGAGAGCTGAGCCTGGGCATCTACAACAATGTAAAGTTTGACGGCAATAAAAATGCGGAAGCAGAATTGCCGGACCCATACAAACTGACTTATCTCAAAGAAGGATATAATAAGCTGGATTTTACTTTGCCCGATCTGAACGGCAAACAGGTTTCACTGAGTGATGCCAAGTACAAAGGCAAGGTGGTCATCGTAGAGATCATTGGCACCTGGTGCCCTAATTGTACAGACCAGACAGCATTCCTTGCTCCCTGGTTCAAAAAGAACAAAGCGCGTGGCGTAGAGGCTATTGCCATTGGTTTTGAGCAGAAAGATGATCTCGAATATGCCAGGTATACACTGGGTAAATTAAAAGATAAATACGGAATTGAATATGATATTCTTTTTGGTGGCATTGCTGATAAGAAAGTGGCTTCGGAAAAACTTCCGGCCCTCAACCGCATGATGGCCTTCCCTACTACCATCATTATTGATCGTAAAGGAGAAGTAAGGCAGATCCATACAGGTTATACTGGAGAAGTAACCGGTCAGTACTTCCAGTCATATGTGGAGAAATGGAACAAAGACCTGGATGAGCTGATCGGAGAACCAGCTCCGCAGGATGTTGCCAGCCTGCATTAA
- a CDS encoding family 43 glycosylhydrolase, with protein sequence MMIRTFIFLLLLAGTVAQAQDTFRNPLLSKGPDPWCVYKDGYYYYMHTMGDHLELWKTKNIAFLKDAAHKTIWTPPAAGPFSRDIWAPEIHFLRGKWYVYFAADGGDNQYHRIYALENSSADPMKGDWVFKSKVADVEDKWAIDASVFEHRGNLYMIWSGWEGNRNGRQDIYIAAMKDPLTIKGKRVRISKPEYAWETKGDIGDPNLRHIDVNEGPEMLKYGKKLFIVYSGSACWTDDYALGILAADEDSDLLDPASWKKKPESVFRQSVENNVYAPGHNSFFTSPDGKEYWILYHANDHPGDGCGDKRSPRIQRFTWDKDGWPVFGKPVSTDSLLKSPRT encoded by the coding sequence ATGATGATAAGAACATTTATTTTCCTCCTGCTCCTGGCAGGAACTGTGGCGCAGGCGCAGGATACTTTCCGTAATCCGCTGTTGTCCAAAGGACCTGATCCCTGGTGCGTCTATAAGGACGGTTACTATTATTATATGCACACCATGGGCGATCACCTGGAGCTCTGGAAAACGAAGAACATCGCTTTCCTGAAAGATGCAGCACATAAGACGATATGGACGCCGCCTGCAGCCGGGCCTTTTTCAAGGGATATCTGGGCGCCGGAGATCCACTTTCTCAGGGGTAAATGGTATGTCTATTTTGCGGCCGATGGCGGTGATAATCAGTATCACCGGATATATGCCCTGGAGAATAGTTCGGCCGATCCGATGAAGGGCGATTGGGTCTTCAAAAGCAAGGTAGCGGACGTGGAAGATAAATGGGCGATCGATGCAAGTGTTTTTGAACATCGCGGAAACTTATATATGATCTGGTCCGGATGGGAAGGCAACAGGAATGGCCGGCAGGATATTTATATCGCAGCCATGAAAGACCCGCTGACAATCAAAGGAAAAAGGGTAAGGATATCAAAGCCGGAATACGCGTGGGAAACGAAAGGAGACATAGGCGATCCCAATCTCCGGCATATAGATGTGAACGAAGGGCCGGAAATGCTGAAATACGGGAAGAAGCTGTTCATAGTATATTCAGGATCAGCCTGCTGGACAGACGACTATGCATTAGGTATACTTGCTGCAGATGAAGACAGCGATCTGCTGGACCCTGCATCCTGGAAGAAGAAGCCTGAATCAGTGTTCAGGCAATCAGTTGAAAATAATGTATATGCACCAGGACATAACTCTTTCTTTACTTCACCGGATGGGAAGGAGTACTGGATACTTTATCATGCGAACGATCATCCCGGCGATGGCTGCGGAGATAAACGCTCGCCGCGTATCCAGCGTTTTACCTGGGATAAGGACGGGTGGCCTGTATTTGGGAAGCCTGTCAGCACCGACTCTTTATTAAAAAGTCCCCGCACATAG
- a CDS encoding DUF3823 domain-containing protein, with protein MKKIFVYTTLILTAFSCRKDNYEAPSAVLSGHITYQGVPVNVSSKDVTFELWEPGWGKNGAINVAVNEDGSYSALLFNGNYKLIIPPSQGPFRSITDPETKSDTMLLTINGTRQMDIEVMPYYMVRDAKMELGGTRAVNSSCRLEKIITDANARNVETVFLYLNQTRFVDATNYIARASLAGTDISDPANVHLSVNIPDVISGNGITGNQDYVFARIGVKISGVEDLLFSEVQQINIK; from the coding sequence ATGAAAAAGATATTTGTATATACAACATTGATACTGACTGCCTTTTCCTGCAGGAAAGACAATTACGAGGCGCCATCGGCTGTGCTGTCGGGGCATATAACCTACCAGGGAGTGCCGGTGAATGTCAGTTCAAAAGATGTAACTTTCGAATTGTGGGAACCCGGCTGGGGTAAGAACGGCGCCATTAATGTAGCTGTAAATGAAGATGGCTCTTACTCCGCATTGTTGTTCAACGGTAACTATAAACTGATCATCCCTCCGTCCCAGGGACCTTTCAGGTCCATTACCGATCCGGAGACCAAGTCAGACACGATGCTGCTGACTATCAATGGGACCCGGCAGATGGACATTGAGGTGATGCCCTATTATATGGTCAGGGATGCCAAAATGGAATTGGGCGGTACCAGGGCGGTCAACAGCAGCTGCCGCCTGGAGAAGATCATCACCGACGCAAATGCCAGGAACGTGGAAACCGTGTTCCTGTACCTGAACCAGACCCGGTTTGTAGATGCGACCAATTACATTGCGCGCGCTTCCCTGGCTGGAACCGATATCAGCGATCCTGCCAATGTACACCTGAGTGTGAATATTCCTGATGTCATTTCAGGGAATGGTATCACGGGCAACCAGGACTATGTATTTGCGCGTATCGGCGTAAAGATCAGTGGTGTGGAAGACCTGTTGTTTTCTGAGGTGCAGCAGATTAACATTAAATAA
- a CDS encoding RagB/SusD family nutrient uptake outer membrane protein: MKKYLLAIAAALIMISGCVKDDEFLSTDPKDLLTDEAVWKSPDLVLSVLADLYNRYPEQQTITNWAEFTNFDEAFPSESGQYWRTKQVDYPYDWWNLWDYGYIRDLNLFVQKCSAANELEAGVRARFVAEARLLRAAIYFEEVKRMGGVPLILEPMEYNFSGDPAYLQHARAKESEIYDFVISEMDSVKTVLPDDAGIKSRATKWLALAMQSRAALYAASIAKYGVNTPSVSLPGGEVGIPADKAASYYQKALNAAGEIISSGRYSLYKKKAEDLEENFAALFYDKANNPEVIFAQDFKLKSGKTQEWTLVNQPWSSAEEQQGGRVNPSLNLALLYEKLDNTYSPFATNNGNDYVYYNDPKDIFAGRDARLGGTIILPGTKFKGVPLDIWAGVMYWKDGKYNIITGDNFGDLDSIPVAGAPKSSQVVGTDGPVDGLQFSAQTGFFVRKFMDPTVGSGQIGTRSDVWWVRYRYAEVLLNAAEAAFELGQPGLSSTYINQLRERAGFSTPLPEAAISFDRIVHERRVELAFEGHEMFDNKRWRLAHKVWNGETISAADVVSNIGRADKVNTMIYGLWGYKIFNPGNPNHGKWVYRVVKPSNVTAAHRFNFGNYYSRIGSDILSNNPKLVKNPNN; this comes from the coding sequence ATGAAAAAATATTTGCTGGCAATAGCAGCTGCCCTTATAATGATATCCGGATGTGTAAAGGATGATGAATTCCTCAGCACAGATCCGAAAGACCTGCTTACTGACGAAGCGGTATGGAAAAGCCCGGACCTGGTGTTATCTGTACTTGCTGATCTTTATAACCGCTATCCTGAACAGCAAACCATTACCAACTGGGCTGAGTTCACCAATTTTGATGAAGCATTTCCTTCTGAATCCGGCCAGTATTGGAGAACGAAACAGGTAGATTATCCGTACGACTGGTGGAATCTATGGGATTATGGATACATCCGCGACCTGAATCTTTTTGTACAGAAATGCAGTGCTGCAAATGAACTGGAAGCTGGTGTACGTGCCCGTTTTGTAGCAGAAGCACGTTTGCTGCGCGCTGCTATTTACTTTGAAGAAGTAAAGCGTATGGGGGGAGTACCGCTGATACTGGAGCCGATGGAATATAATTTCAGCGGAGATCCTGCTTATCTGCAACATGCAAGGGCGAAAGAATCAGAGATCTACGATTTTGTGATCAGTGAGATGGACAGCGTTAAAACCGTACTGCCGGATGATGCCGGTATTAAATCGCGCGCTACCAAATGGCTGGCACTGGCCATGCAATCCAGGGCAGCATTGTATGCCGCATCCATTGCAAAGTATGGGGTGAATACGCCCTCCGTATCATTGCCCGGAGGGGAAGTAGGTATCCCGGCCGATAAAGCAGCGTCTTATTATCAGAAAGCGCTGAATGCAGCCGGGGAGATCATCAGCAGTGGCAGGTATTCGTTATATAAAAAGAAAGCAGAAGACCTGGAAGAGAACTTCGCGGCGCTTTTCTACGATAAAGCCAATAACCCGGAAGTGATCTTTGCGCAGGACTTTAAACTGAAATCCGGCAAGACACAGGAATGGACACTCGTTAACCAGCCCTGGTCATCGGCCGAAGAGCAACAGGGCGGCAGGGTGAATCCCTCGCTTAACCTCGCGCTGCTGTATGAGAAACTGGATAATACTTATAGTCCCTTTGCGACCAATAACGGGAACGACTACGTGTACTACAATGATCCTAAAGATATTTTTGCCGGCAGAGATGCGCGTCTTGGAGGTACGATCATCCTGCCTGGCACCAAATTTAAAGGTGTACCGCTGGATATCTGGGCAGGTGTCATGTACTGGAAAGACGGAAAGTACAACATTATCACCGGCGATAACTTCGGAGACCTGGACAGTATTCCGGTAGCCGGCGCCCCTAAAAGCTCCCAGGTGGTAGGCACCGACGGACCGGTAGACGGATTGCAGTTCAGCGCCCAGACAGGTTTCTTTGTGCGTAAGTTCATGGACCCTACGGTAGGCTCCGGCCAGATCGGTACCCGCAGTGATGTATGGTGGGTACGTTACCGTTATGCAGAAGTATTACTGAACGCTGCTGAAGCAGCTTTTGAACTGGGACAGCCAGGCCTTTCATCCACTTATATTAACCAGCTGAGAGAGCGGGCTGGTTTTTCAACCCCATTGCCGGAGGCCGCCATTTCCTTCGACAGGATTGTTCATGAAAGACGCGTGGAACTGGCCTTTGAAGGGCATGAAATGTTTGACAACAAGAGATGGCGCCTGGCGCATAAAGTATGGAATGGAGAGACCATATCGGCGGCAGACGTGGTGAGCAACATTGGGAGAGCAGATAAGGTCAATACCATGATTTACGGGCTATGGGGATATAAGATATTCAACCCGGGAAATCCTAACCATGGAAAATGGGTATACAGGGTGGTGAAACCATCCAATGTGACCGCCGCCCACCGTTTCAATTTCGGAAACTATTATTCCCGCATCGGTTCAGACATTCTCAGTAACAATCCCAAACTGGTAAAGAATCCCAACAACTAA
- a CDS encoding TonB-dependent receptor yields MKKRLRNRDLIFHVTRTCACQLLLAVLFTTFAFAGTSKAQEILQQKISLELKQQPIGKVLNQIEKLVDVKFLYSSSLIQSDRKVDVVAENETLANILNGLLSPLQLQYHVSGRQIVLNRLRAPAPDPGMQPVRISGKVTDDKGQPLPGVSVKLKGTSTGATTDAGGAYAFNVPALSGILVFTYVGFASKEIEINGKDNVNATLEASSTSLGDVVIVGYGAQRKESLTGAIASVTSKDLNGIHAGATVSAGLAGKIAGVSFRFSDGRPGASASIQIRNMGNPLYVIDGIQQDEGQFNNIAPNDIESITVLKDASAAIYGLRAANGVVVVTTKRGKLGSRNTINVNVYRGWQNWTRFPKTTNAYQWMVGKADADMNQYGNTSITQAELDKWKQGTETGYKSFDWYKFIVKGNSPLTQMNLNFTGGSERINYYVSATHLKQYSVLGREFTFERTNVQSNIEARVSDRFKIGAQINGRVETRDQPGVPGGDDYWAARFAILRNRPTERAYANDNPEYPNDIGHNTENWAVQNKKLSGYWRSDWRVLQSNLTAEYQFPLEGLTARGLFSYYYANEIMNGHEYTYKVYTFNPADSTYNVTGGSSNPYRERRNRTILTPTIQVQLNYNKVFGQHTVGATLVAERIKRRDLSSYVHSVPNTNQLPLIYFSTMDTYNDADGTEARLGYIGRLNYNYAGKYYLEVSARRDASWKFAPDKRWGTFPAISGGWRVSEEKFFSFVSRKVLSELKLRASYGKLGDDDVGIGPYDYLAGYNYNASTVILDGNAVIGSGNKGVPIRNISWFVSRTLDIGLDYGFLDSKITGAIDVFNRRRTGLLGAKYDILVPSELGYSLPSENVNSDQVAGIEGSIAWSTKIQKVALNIGGNISYARNKSLHTYKPVYNNSWDHYRNSVQERFSNTFWGYEVQGQFQSQEEINKYPVNVDGAGNKTLLPGDLIYKDLNHDGLINDMDMRPIGYGTGRNPIVNFGLNFAASWNGFDARIDFSGGGGYSFNRDWEMRNPYQNGGNLLLDLYEDRWHRENPLDLNSRWIPGKYPALRFNNHDHSSFNRNSDFWLVNVKYLRARTIELGYTLPKDLLNRVKIERARFYVNAYNLFSIDNMKGIGIDAEIVDDNGLTYPQSKFVNIGFELSL; encoded by the coding sequence ATGAAAAAAAGATTACGAAACCGTGATTTAATCTTTCACGTTACGCGTACATGTGCCTGTCAGCTGCTGCTTGCAGTGTTGTTTACCACCTTCGCCTTTGCAGGCACCAGCAAAGCCCAGGAAATACTCCAACAGAAAATTTCCCTGGAGCTGAAGCAACAGCCAATCGGCAAAGTCCTGAACCAGATAGAGAAGCTGGTCGACGTTAAATTCCTTTACAGTTCTTCACTGATCCAGTCAGACCGCAAGGTGGATGTAGTGGCCGAAAATGAAACATTGGCCAACATCCTGAATGGCTTATTATCCCCTTTGCAACTACAGTACCATGTGTCTGGTCGTCAGATCGTGCTAAATCGATTACGCGCCCCTGCACCGGACCCCGGTATGCAGCCGGTAAGGATCAGTGGTAAGGTGACTGACGATAAAGGTCAGCCACTGCCAGGCGTCAGCGTAAAACTAAAAGGCACTTCCACCGGCGCTACTACAGATGCCGGCGGCGCCTATGCTTTCAATGTGCCTGCCTTAAGTGGTATCCTGGTATTTACTTATGTTGGCTTTGCCTCCAAAGAGATCGAGATCAACGGTAAAGATAATGTGAATGCCACACTGGAAGCCTCGTCCACATCGCTCGGCGATGTGGTGATCGTGGGGTACGGCGCACAGAGAAAAGAATCGCTGACAGGCGCTATTGCTTCTGTTACCAGTAAAGACCTGAACGGCATACATGCGGGCGCTACCGTTAGTGCCGGCCTGGCTGGTAAAATAGCAGGCGTATCTTTCCGCTTTTCTGATGGCCGCCCCGGCGCCAGCGCCTCTATACAGATCAGGAACATGGGCAATCCCTTGTATGTAATAGATGGTATTCAGCAGGATGAAGGCCAGTTCAATAACATCGCGCCCAACGACATTGAAAGCATTACCGTGCTGAAGGATGCTTCTGCTGCCATCTACGGTTTGCGTGCTGCCAACGGCGTGGTTGTAGTAACTACGAAACGCGGTAAACTGGGTAGTCGTAACACCATCAACGTAAACGTTTACAGAGGCTGGCAGAACTGGACGCGCTTTCCTAAAACGACCAATGCCTATCAGTGGATGGTGGGTAAAGCAGATGCCGACATGAACCAATATGGCAATACCTCCATCACACAGGCAGAGCTGGATAAATGGAAACAGGGAACAGAGACCGGCTATAAAAGCTTTGACTGGTATAAGTTCATCGTAAAAGGCAATTCTCCGCTTACACAGATGAACCTCAATTTTACCGGTGGTTCTGAAAGGATCAACTACTACGTATCTGCTACGCATCTGAAACAGTATTCAGTGCTTGGAAGAGAATTCACATTCGAGCGTACCAACGTTCAAAGCAATATAGAAGCCCGCGTGTCCGATCGTTTTAAGATCGGTGCGCAGATCAACGGGCGTGTTGAAACCCGCGATCAGCCAGGCGTACCGGGTGGTGATGACTATTGGGCTGCCCGTTTTGCCATACTCCGTAACCGGCCTACCGAGCGCGCCTACGCCAATGATAATCCTGAATATCCCAATGACATTGGCCACAACACAGAGAACTGGGCTGTGCAGAATAAGAAATTGTCCGGCTACTGGCGCAGTGACTGGCGCGTACTACAATCCAACCTGACAGCCGAATACCAGTTCCCGCTGGAAGGGCTGACAGCAAGGGGGCTGTTCTCTTATTACTATGCCAATGAAATTATGAACGGGCATGAATATACTTACAAGGTATATACTTTTAACCCGGCAGACAGTACCTATAATGTAACAGGCGGTAGCTCCAATCCTTATCGCGAAAGACGCAACAGGACTATCCTCACACCTACTATCCAGGTACAGCTCAATTACAATAAAGTGTTCGGTCAGCATACCGTTGGCGCTACACTGGTGGCTGAGCGCATTAAAAGAAGGGACCTGAGCTCTTATGTGCATTCTGTGCCCAATACCAATCAGCTGCCATTGATCTATTTCTCCACAATGGATACTTACAATGATGCTGATGGTACTGAAGCCCGCCTGGGTTATATCGGTCGCCTGAACTATAACTATGCCGGCAAATACTACCTCGAGGTGTCTGCCCGTCGTGATGCTTCCTGGAAATTTGCGCCCGATAAAAGGTGGGGTACCTTCCCCGCTATATCTGGTGGATGGCGTGTAAGTGAAGAGAAGTTCTTCAGCTTTGTGAGCCGTAAAGTGCTGAGTGAACTGAAACTCCGTGCTTCTTATGGAAAGCTGGGTGATGATGATGTAGGCATTGGCCCGTACGACTACCTGGCCGGTTATAACTACAACGCCTCTACTGTGATACTGGATGGAAATGCGGTAATCGGCTCCGGCAATAAAGGCGTTCCGATCAGGAACATTTCATGGTTTGTGAGCAGGACCCTGGATATTGGCCTTGATTATGGTTTCCTGGACAGCAAGATCACTGGTGCTATAGACGTTTTCAACCGCAGAAGAACAGGACTGCTGGGCGCAAAATATGATATACTGGTGCCCAGTGAGCTGGGCTATTCCCTCCCTTCTGAAAACGTGAACAGCGACCAGGTAGCAGGTATAGAAGGTTCCATTGCATGGTCTACCAAAATTCAGAAAGTGGCACTGAATATAGGCGGTAATATCTCTTATGCCAGGAATAAATCACTGCATACTTACAAGCCGGTATACAACAACTCCTGGGATCACTACCGCAATTCTGTACAGGAAAGGTTCAGTAACACTTTCTGGGGATACGAGGTGCAGGGACAGTTCCAGTCGCAGGAAGAGATCAACAAGTACCCTGTGAACGTGGATGGCGCCGGCAATAAAACATTACTGCCTGGCGATCTTATCTATAAAGACCTTAACCACGATGGCCTGATCAACGATATGGACATGCGTCCCATCGGCTATGGCACAGGCAGAAACCCAATTGTGAACTTCGGTCTGAACTTCGCGGCTTCATGGAATGGGTTTGATGCACGCATTGATTTCTCCGGTGGTGGCGGTTATTCCTTCAACCGCGACTGGGAAATGCGTAACCCTTATCAGAACGGTGGTAACCTCCTGCTGGACCTGTATGAAGATCGCTGGCACAGGGAGAACCCGCTGGATCTGAACAGCCGCTGGATACCAGGGAAATATCCTGCGCTTCGCTTCAATAATCATGATCACAGCAGCTTTAACAGGAACTCCGACTTCTGGCTGGTGAATGTAAAATACCTCCGCGCCAGAACCATCGAATTGGGATATACCCTTCCCAAAGACCTGCTCAACCGTGTGAAAATAGAAAGGGCCCGTTTCTATGTGAACGCCTACAACCTGTTTTCTATCGACAACATGAAGGGCATCGGTATTGACGCTGAGATTGTGGACGATAACGGTCTTACCTATCCGCAGAGCAAATTTGTGAACATTGGTTTTGAACTTTCTCTCTGA
- a CDS encoding FecR family protein, whose product MDYSAYDTADFVCDDSFVAWVKEGKDSAHWEQVITQHPGKQEVMLQARAIILAAAQLPAFQLKEQEQLKMWNEISNQIDTTAAAPVKKSRSIYWYWAAAAVCIMAGAALWWMRPEKEPAVVYTRLLREAKLEGNKRIEEVNEGKELRTVKLPDGSSVVLQPGARISYPVCRGSNCKREVYLSGAAFFEVSRNTLQPFIVYANEMVINVLGTSFRVKAYDADSLVEVYVKTGKIALSVQPLGTKVVSNVSANQQAILQRNTLVVSVQSSGQYQADPQAPEPITYSFVFNDAPVDSVMKTIENAYGVHIHYDKALLADCRLTASLTDEPLYEKIRLICRALEAECIIEGNDITLSAKGCHRY is encoded by the coding sequence ATGGATTATTCAGCATACGATACAGCAGATTTTGTCTGTGACGATTCTTTTGTGGCATGGGTAAAGGAAGGTAAGGATAGCGCTCACTGGGAACAGGTGATAACACAACACCCGGGTAAGCAGGAAGTCATGTTACAGGCAAGGGCCATTATTCTGGCAGCAGCACAGCTACCGGCCTTTCAGTTGAAAGAGCAGGAACAGCTAAAAATGTGGAATGAGATCAGCAACCAGATAGATACTACAGCGGCAGCACCTGTAAAGAAAAGCCGTTCTATCTACTGGTATTGGGCCGCAGCTGCAGTATGTATCATGGCAGGGGCTGCCCTGTGGTGGATGCGCCCGGAGAAAGAGCCGGCAGTGGTATATACCCGTTTGCTGCGGGAAGCAAAGCTCGAGGGCAATAAACGCATAGAGGAAGTAAATGAAGGAAAGGAGCTTCGCACGGTGAAATTGCCCGATGGCAGTTCCGTGGTGTTACAACCGGGCGCCAGGATAAGCTACCCGGTATGCAGGGGAAGCAATTGCAAACGCGAAGTATACCTTTCCGGCGCTGCATTTTTCGAAGTGTCGCGTAATACCCTGCAACCTTTCATTGTATATGCAAATGAAATGGTGATCAACGTACTGGGTACCAGCTTCCGTGTGAAAGCATATGATGCCGACAGCCTCGTGGAAGTATATGTAAAAACAGGAAAAATAGCGTTATCAGTACAGCCATTGGGAACTAAGGTAGTCTCCAATGTTTCAGCCAATCAGCAGGCTATATTGCAGAGAAATACACTTGTCGTATCGGTACAGTCGTCCGGGCAATATCAGGCGGACCCGCAGGCCCCGGAGCCAATCACTTATTCTTTCGTATTCAATGATGCTCCGGTAGATAGTGTTATGAAGACAATTGAAAACGCCTATGGTGTGCACATTCACTATGACAAGGCCTTACTGGCGGATTGCAGGTTGACCGCGTCACTGACCGACGAACCACTATATGAAAAGATACGCCTGATCTGCAGGGCGCTGGAGGCGGAATGTATCATTGAAGGAAATGATATCACCCTCTCAGCAAAAGGATGTCATCGTTATTGA
- a CDS encoding RNA polymerase sigma factor, translated as MAGSENINRASIADHELWIAFKQGNKEAFSEMYQRYAGTLYNYGYHLVPDAALVQDAMQDLFADLWRTRHNLSDTSSIKYYLFRSLRRRLHRMADIRPVPAITPLQTESIEELKIKTEEYLLLSQRLQQLMSRLPERQQEVIRLRFYDNFSWEEIAGILQINEQSVRNLVQRAIVKLREGWK; from the coding sequence TTGGCGGGGTCCGAAAATATCAACCGTGCATCCATAGCGGACCACGAGCTGTGGATAGCTTTTAAGCAAGGAAATAAAGAGGCCTTCAGTGAAATGTACCAGCGATATGCAGGTACCTTATATAACTATGGCTATCACCTTGTACCTGATGCCGCCCTGGTACAAGATGCCATGCAGGACCTGTTCGCCGACCTCTGGCGTACCCGTCATAACCTGTCAGACACCAGCTCTATCAAATATTACCTTTTCAGGTCTTTACGCCGCCGTTTGCACCGGATGGCCGATATCAGGCCGGTACCCGCTATCACTCCCCTGCAAACAGAATCTATCGAAGAGCTTAAAATAAAAACAGAAGAATACCTGTTGCTGTCACAGCGGCTGCAGCAACTGATGTCCCGCCTGCCCGAACGGCAGCAGGAAGTGATCCGCCTGCGTTTTTACGATAATTTCAGCTGGGAAGAAATAGCCGGCATCCTGCAGATCAATGAGCAATCTGTGAGAAACCTCGTACAACGCGCTATTGTCAAGCTACGTGAAGGATGGAAATAG